AAAGAAGTTTATCTTATTGGTAAAATGGCTGAGAGATTAAAAAATTCCCTTATAGAAGTAGGTTATAATAAAGAAAAAATTAATTCTTTAGATACATTGGAAAATTCTATAAAAGATTTAAAAAATAAAATTAAATTAGAAAAAGAAATAATTTTATTATCTCCTTCAACATCTAGTTTTGATCAATTTAAGTCTTTTGAAGAAAGAGGAGAAGTATTTAAGAAAATTGTTATGGAAAATTTTAAACAAGGAGAAATTTTGTGAAAAAAGTTATTATAACAACAGGTGGTACAGGTGGGCATATTTATCCAGCTTTGTCAGTAGCTAAAGAATTAAGAAAAAGAGAAGTGGAAATAATTTTTGTTGGAAGTTCAAGTAGGATGGAAAAGGAAATGGTTCCTAGGGAAGGATTTAAATATATTGGCTTAAATATATCACCTTTAAATTCTTTTTCTAAAATAATAAAGCTTGTAAAAACAATTAGTAAAGCTATTAAAATAATAAATAAAGAAAAGCCAGATGCAGTTATTGGATTTGGAAATTATATATCTTTTCCAATAGTATTTTCAGCTATTTTAATGGGGAAAAAAGTATATTTGCAAGAACAAAATGCAAGCATAGGGTTGGTTAATAAATTATTTTATAGATTTGTAAAAAAGACTTTTTTAGCATTTGAAAAAACCTATGAAGATGTCCCTATTAAGTATCAAAATAAATTTAAAGTTACAGGAAATCCTTTAAGAGAAGAGATTTATAATATTGTTTCTCTAGAAGAAAAGGAAAGATTAAATATAAAAAAAGAAAAAGTTATATTAATAACTGGTGGAAGCTTGGGAGCTCAAAGTATAAATGAGGGAATTCTTAAAAACTGGCATTTATTTATTGAGAATCCAAACATAAAAATCTACTGGGCTACAGGAAAAAATAATTATGATGAAATAATAAAAAAATTGCAGGGAAGAATTAAGGGTCATGTAATAAAACCTTACTTTGATAATATGATAAGTATAATGAGCGCATCAGATTTAGTTATTTGTAGAGCAGGAGCTTTAACTATTTCAGAGCTAATAGAATTAAATAAACCCTCTATATTGATACCTTTCAATTCAATTAAAGTTGGACAATATGAGAATGCAATAGTCTTGAAAGAAAGAGATGGGGCAATAATATATAGCAACAAAGATGTAAATGAGGCAATTGAGGAAGGAATCGAATTATTAAAAAATAGTAGTAGGTTAGATAAAATGAAATTAAAAATAAGATCGTTGAAACATTCTAACGCAACTATTAATATTGTAGAAAGTTTGGATATTTGGGGGAATAAATAATGAAAAATATATTTTTTATTGGAATAAACGGGATAGGAATGAGTGGTTTAGCTAAAATAATGTTAAAATTAGGGTATAATGTTTATGGTTCTGATTTAAAAAAAAATAATCTTTCTGAAGAAATGGTGAAAATGGGAATAAAAATATATTATTCTCATAATGAAAAAAATATAGATGGAATGGATACTATTATAGTTTCAACTGCAATAGGGAAAAGCAATCCAGAATATGCTAAAGGGATAAAAGATAAATTAACAATATTAAAAAGAGGAGAATTATTAGCAAAGTTGTTAAATGATAAATTAGGAATAGCAATAGCAGGAACTCATGGGAAAACAACAACAAGTTCTATGCTAGCAACAGTTGCTTTAGAGAAAGATCCAACAATAGTAGTTGGAGGAATAGTGTCGGAAATCAATTCTAATTCTAAATATGGAAATGGGCAATATTTTATAGCAGAAGCTGATGAAAGTGATAATTCATTTTTATATATGAACCCGAAATATTCAGTGATAACAAATATTGAGGAAGATCATTTGGAAAAACATGGCTCTTTAGAAAATATAAAAAAATCTTTCTATAAATTTGCAATGCAAACAGAGGAAGAAGTAATTATTTGTTCTGATAGTTTAAACACAAAAGAAATTATAGACAAAATTAATAATGTTGAAAAAGTAAAACAGTATAGCCTTAATGATAAAAAAGCAGATATATATGCTGAAAATATAAAAATTAAAGACAATAAAACGTATTTTGACGTTTTTATTTTTGGAAAGTTAATAGGAGAATTTATATTATCTATTCCAGGAAAACATAATATCTATAATTCTTTACCAGTTATCTATATGGCTATAAAAATGGGAATAAAAATAGAAACAATAAAAGAAAAAATTAAAAATTTTTCAGGAGCAAAAAGAAGGTATGATATACTATTAGATAATAAAGAATATAAAATAATTGATGACTATGCTCATCATCCAACAGAAATAATAGCAACATTGGAAGGAGCAAAAAGCATTGAAAAAGAATATATAACAGCAATATTTCAACCGCATAGATTTAGTAGAATAAAATTTTTATTAGATAGTTTTAAGGGAGTTTTTGAGAATGCAGATAAATTAATTTTATTACCAGTTTATAGTGCTGGAGAAAAAGATGACTTTGGTATAACCCTAAATAAATTAGCTGATAAAATTAATCATAAAAATTCAAAAATTATTTTAAAAGAAGATGAGTTACAAGAAGAATTAATTAAAGGAGAAAATAAAAAAGTAGATATATTTATGGGAGCAGGAAGTATCTCTTTAATAGCTCATAGATTTGCCAAAAAAGTTGAAGGGAAAAAAAGTAATGATAATATCAAAAAATTATAATATGAAAAATCATTCTAATATGAAAATAGGTGGAGCAGCTAGAAGTTTTATCGAAATCGAAACTAAAGAAGAAATACCTGAAATTATAAAAAAATCAGACAATTTTTTTATAATAGGAAATGGGACAAATACATTGTTTAATGATAAATTTTTAAATATTGATTTCATTTCATTGAAGAAATTAAAAAAAATAAAAAAAATTGATGAACATAGAATAAATGTAGAAGCAGGATTAGATTTTGGAAGCTTGATTAGATATTTGCAAGAAAATGATTTATCAGGAATTGAAGAGTTGGCAGGAATACCTGGAACTGTTGGTGGCATAGTTTATATGAATGGTGGAGCCTATGGGAAAGAAATATTTGACTATATTGAATCAGTGGAATGTATGGACAGTAGTGGTGTCGTTAAAATTATTGATAAAAAAAATTTAATAGTTGAGTATAGAAATACTGAAATAAAAGAAAAAAATTGGATAATATTAAGTGTTAATTTTTTTCTAAAAAAAGGATTTAAAAGTGAAATAGTTAGGGAAAAAAGAGAGAAAAGAAATAGCAAACATCCAATTGAGAAACCTAATTTGGGAAGTACATTTAAAAATCCGAAAGGCTTCTTTGCAGCAAGATTGATAATGGATTCAGGATTGCAGGGGAAAAAAATTGGGCAGGCCCAAGTTTCTATGAAACATCCTAATTTTATAGTTAATAACGGGGGAGCTTCATTTGATGATGTGATAAAATTAATAGAGAATGTAATAGAGGAAGTTTATAAACAAACTGGAATTAAGTTAGAAAAGGAAATTATCATTTTAAAATAATGTCTATAAAGGGAGGGGAGAACTTGAAAATAGGTGTATTTATGGGAGGAATTTCTTCTGAAAGAGAAATTTCTATAAAAACAGGAACAGCAATTTTAAAAAGTTTACTAAGACAAGGTTATGATGCTTATAAAATAGAACTAAATAAGGATAATATGTTAAAAGCTTTTATAGAAAATGATTATGATGTTGCATTTTTAGCTCTTCATGGAGTCTTTGGAGAAGACGGAAGAATACAAGGATTACTGGATATAATAGGGAAAAAATATACTGGATCATCTATGATAAGTAGTGCAATTTCTATGGATAAAGATTTAACAAAAAAAATAGCAATTAGTGAAGGAATAAAAGTTCCCAAGACATATAAGGTAGAAAATATTAATGAAATAAAATCTTTTCCAGTGGTTGTAAAGCCAGTGATTGAAGGTTCAAGTGTAGGTCTTTATATTTGTGACAATCTAGAAAAAGTAAAGGAAGCTATTTTAGAATTAAAAGGTAAAGAAGTTACAATAGAACAATTTATAGAAGGAGAAGAATTAACTGTTGGAGTTGTGTTAGGAGAACCTCTAGGAGTGTTAAAAATAAAACCTAAAGCTGGTCTTTATGACTATAAGTCAAAATATACACAAGGTATGACAGAATATGAATATCCTGCAATAATAGATAATAAAGACTATAAAAAAGCAATGGAATATGCTAGAATAATTCATAATAGCTTGAAAATGGGAGGAATATCAAGAAGTGATTTTATTTTATCAAAAGATGATCTTTATTTTTTAGAAGTTAATAGTTGTCCAGGTATGACAGAAACTAGTTTAGTGCCAAAATTAGCAACATTACAAGGATATACTTTTGATGATTTGATAAAAAAAGTTATAGAGGAAACTATTTTATAAAAGATAGGTGATATTTTGAAGCTAGTTATTAGATTAATAATTTTATTTTGTTTTTTTAAAGTGACATCTGAGATAAATAATAGTTTTTTAAATAAAGATATTTTTAAAATAAATTCCATAGAGATAGAGGGAGCTGAAAATAGAGTAGCTTTTAAAATAAAAGAGATAGGAAAAACATTTATTAATAGTAATGTTAATTTTATAGACTTTGCTTCTTTGGATAATTTAATTTTAAAAGATAAAAGAATAGAAAAAGTAAATATAAATAAAAAAAAAATAGGGGTTTTGAAGATCAGTGTAAAAGAAAAAGAAATAGATTATTACTTACAATACAAAAAAGAAATATATTTGCTTGATAAAAATGGAGAAATATGTGGTAAACTTAATGAAAAGAGTTTATTAAATATTCCAATTATATATGTTAAATCTAAAAAAGAAATTTTGCCTCTGATTGTATTAATGAAAAAAATAGGTAAAAGCCAATTTAAAAAAATGATTTCTCAAATATATATGGAAAATAAACATTGTATAAATATAATTTTAATGGATGGAACAGT
The Fusobacterium sp. IOR10 DNA segment above includes these coding regions:
- the murC gene encoding UDP-N-acetylmuramate--L-alanine ligase, whose translation is MKNIFFIGINGIGMSGLAKIMLKLGYNVYGSDLKKNNLSEEMVKMGIKIYYSHNEKNIDGMDTIIVSTAIGKSNPEYAKGIKDKLTILKRGELLAKLLNDKLGIAIAGTHGKTTTSSMLATVALEKDPTIVVGGIVSEINSNSKYGNGQYFIAEADESDNSFLYMNPKYSVITNIEEDHLEKHGSLENIKKSFYKFAMQTEEEVIICSDSLNTKEIIDKINNVEKVKQYSLNDKKADIYAENIKIKDNKTYFDVFIFGKLIGEFILSIPGKHNIYNSLPVIYMAIKMGIKIETIKEKIKNFSGAKRRYDILLDNKEYKIIDDYAHHPTEIIATLEGAKSIEKEYITAIFQPHRFSRIKFLLDSFKGVFENADKLILLPVYSAGEKDDFGITLNKLADKINHKNSKIILKEDELQEELIKGENKKVDIFMGAGSISLIAHRFAKKVEGKKSNDNIKKL
- the murB gene encoding UDP-N-acetylmuramate dehydrogenase, producing MIISKNYNMKNHSNMKIGGAARSFIEIETKEEIPEIIKKSDNFFIIGNGTNTLFNDKFLNIDFISLKKLKKIKKIDEHRINVEAGLDFGSLIRYLQENDLSGIEELAGIPGTVGGIVYMNGGAYGKEIFDYIESVECMDSSGVVKIIDKKNLIVEYRNTEIKEKNWIILSVNFFLKKGFKSEIVREKREKRNSKHPIEKPNLGSTFKNPKGFFAARLIMDSGLQGKKIGQAQVSMKHPNFIVNNGGASFDDVIKLIENVIEEVYKQTGIKLEKEIIILK
- the murG gene encoding undecaprenyldiphospho-muramoylpentapeptide beta-N-acetylglucosaminyltransferase; this encodes MKKVIITTGGTGGHIYPALSVAKELRKREVEIIFVGSSSRMEKEMVPREGFKYIGLNISPLNSFSKIIKLVKTISKAIKIINKEKPDAVIGFGNYISFPIVFSAILMGKKVYLQEQNASIGLVNKLFYRFVKKTFLAFEKTYEDVPIKYQNKFKVTGNPLREEIYNIVSLEEKERLNIKKEKVILITGGSLGAQSINEGILKNWHLFIENPNIKIYWATGKNNYDEIIKKLQGRIKGHVIKPYFDNMISIMSASDLVICRAGALTISELIELNKPSILIPFNSIKVGQYENAIVLKERDGAIIYSNKDVNEAIEEGIELLKNSSRLDKMKLKIRSLKHSNATINIVESLDIWGNK
- a CDS encoding cell division protein FtsQ/DivIB; the encoded protein is MKLVIRLIILFCFFKVTSEINNSFLNKDIFKINSIEIEGAENRVAFKIKEIGKTFINSNVNFIDFASLDNLILKDKRIEKVNINKKKIGVLKISVKEKEIDYYLQYKKEIYLLDKNGEICGKLNEKSLLNIPIIYVKSKKEILPLIVLMKKIGKSQFKKMISQIYMENKHCINIILMDGTVIKTNLEVDLKKYYISECLYFGLSKDGKIEYIDIRFKDYILKYMEDKNGK
- a CDS encoding D-alanine--D-alanine ligase, whose protein sequence is MKIGVFMGGISSEREISIKTGTAILKSLLRQGYDAYKIELNKDNMLKAFIENDYDVAFLALHGVFGEDGRIQGLLDIIGKKYTGSSMISSAISMDKDLTKKIAISEGIKVPKTYKVENINEIKSFPVVVKPVIEGSSVGLYICDNLEKVKEAILELKGKEVTIEQFIEGEELTVGVVLGEPLGVLKIKPKAGLYDYKSKYTQGMTEYEYPAIIDNKDYKKAMEYARIIHNSLKMGGISRSDFILSKDDLYFLEVNSCPGMTETSLVPKLATLQGYTFDDLIKKVIEETIL